Proteins co-encoded in one Opisthocomus hoazin isolate bOpiHoa1 unplaced genomic scaffold, bOpiHoa1.hap1 HAP1_SCAFFOLD_185, whole genome shotgun sequence genomic window:
- the LOC142359874 gene encoding protocadherin gamma-B5-like → MAGRQRQSRRRAGGRALLAALVLGLCCRAAPERIRYAIAEELGRGSLVGPLARDLGLSPAELPTRKLRVASAAKRQLKYFTVSEESGNLYVSERLDREEMCGESVSCSVSFEALLQNPLNVFHVEVAIQDVNDNSPTFSKAALDLEITELTTPGAHFPLEMARDADVGSNSLLTYQLSSNPSFTLAVKESPDGSKQPELVLERALDREKQSSFQLVLTAMDGGEPVRSGTVQVRVNVTDANDNAPVFSKSVYVARVRENLPAGSLVLRVRATDADAGTNGQVSYSFGNVPDGVRALFSVGSDSGEVRTVRPLDFEEKNKYSFGLEARDGGRLTAHCKVQIDITDENDNAPEITMLSVSSPVAEDAPAGTVVALLHVNDPDSGENGQVSCELLGEAPLSIVSSPGGSYKVVTASALDREQAAEHRVTVVARDRGSPALSSRTALVLEVSDVNDNAPVFEEAAYRAYVAENNAAGAPVVRVRARDADAGANGRVSYWLAGGSAGAAPYVSVEARSGAVYAQRSFDYEQCREFAVAVRAQDGGSPARSSTATVRVFVLDRNDNAPRVLWPAAGAAGAESVPAAFEVVPRSAEAGYLVAKVVAVDADAGRNAWLSYELVQAAEPALFRVGLHSGEVRTARAVSERDAAKQRLVAVVKDHGQPALSATATLHVVLAESLQEALPELSERAAGADSPAELQFYLVLALALLSALFLLSVALAVLARMRRAGPPAVLRCLGAQRFSVAGATFPADFCEGTLPYSYNLCVAPGRAVADGAWLPPPLPSLPAEELLGGEPCAKPSPSSSAGAGEPPAHPDAPQVGKPARLGGEVLAVQLVLKEMFQVSSEPLRCKQLC, encoded by the exons ATggcgggcaggcagaggcagagccggCGGCGAGCAGGCGGGCGAGCGCTGCTGGCCGCGTTGGTGCTGGGCTTGTGCTGCCGGGCGGCGCCGGAGCGGATCCGCTACGCCATCGCCGAGGAGCTGGGCCGAGGCTCGCTGGTGGGGCCGCTGGCGCGGGacctggggctgagcccggcgGAGCTGCCGACACGCAAGCTGCGGGTGGCGTCTGCCGCTAAAAGGCAGCTGAAATACTTCACGGTGAGCGAGGAGAGCGGGAACCTGTACGTGAGCGAGAGGCTGGACCGGGAGGAGATGTGCGGCGAGTCGGTGTCCTGCTCCGTCAGCTTCGAGGCGCTGCTGCAGAACCCGCTCAACGTTTTCCACGTCGAGGTGGCCATCCAGGACGTCAACGACAATTCACCGaccttcagcaaggctgctctcgaCCTCGAGATCACAGAGTTGACTACGCCCGGTGCTCATTTTCCTCTGGAGATGGCTCGAGACGCAGACGTGGGCAGCAACTCGCTGCTGACTTACCAGCTCAGCAGCAACCCGTCCTTCACTCTGGCTGTGAAGGAAAGCCCCGATGGAAGCAAGCAGCCGGAATTAGTGCTGGAGCGAGCTCTGGACCGGGAGAAGcagagctccttccagctggTGCTGACGGCGATGGATGGCGGGGAGCCGGTGAGGTCCGGGACTGTGCAGGTTCGCGTCAACGTGACGGACGCCAACGACAACGCGCCCGTGTTCAGTAAAAGCGTCTACGTGGCGCGAGTGCGGGAGAATCTGCCGGCGGGGTCGCTGGTGTTGCGGGTGCGAGCCACGGACGCGGACGCGGGCACCAACGGGCAGGTCTCGTACTCGTTCGGCAACGTCCCGGACGGCGTCCGCGCGTTGTTCAGCGTCGGCAGCGACAGCGGCGAGGTGAGGACGGTGCGGCCCCTCGATTTCGAGGAGAAGAACAAATACAGCTTCGGCCTGGAGGCGAGGGACGGCGGCAGGCTGACGGCTCACTGCAAGGTGCAGATAGACATCACCGAcgagaacgacaacgcgcccgaAATCACGATGTTGTCGGTGTCGAGCCCGGTGGCCGAGGACGCGCCAGCCGGCACCGTGGTGGCCCTCCTGCACGTGAACGACCCGGACTCCGGGGAGAACGGGCAGGTGTCGTGCGAGCTGTTGGGCGAGGCGCCGCTGTCGATCGTGTCGTCGCCGGGCGGCTCGTACAAGGTGGTGACGGCGAGCGCGCTGGACCGGGAGCAGGCGGCCGAGCACCGGGTGACGGTGGTGGCCAGGGACCGGGGCAGCCCGGCGCTGTCGAGCCGCACGGCGCTGGTGCTGGAGGTGTcggacgtgaacgacaacgcgccggtgTTCGAGGAGGCCGCCTACAGGGCCTACGTGGCGGAGAACAACGCGGCGGGCGCGCCGGTGGTGCGCGTGCGCGCGCGGGACGCGGACGCGGGCGCCAACGGGCGCGTGAGCTACTGgctggcgggcggcagcgcgggcgcgGCGCCGTACGTGTCGGTggaggcgcggagcggcgcggtgTACGCGCAGCGCTCGTTCGACTACGAGCAGTGCCGCGAGTTCGCGGTGGCGGTGCGGGCGCAGGACGGCGGGTCGCCGGCGCGGAGCTCGACGGCGACGGTGCGCGTCTTCGTGCTGGACCGCAACGACAACGCGCCGCGGGTGCtgtggccggcggcgggggcggcgggggcggagtCGGTGCCGGCGGCGTTCGAGGTGGTGCCGCGGTCGGCCGAGGCCGGGTACCTGGTGGCCAaggtggtggcggtggacgcggacGCGGGGCGCAACGCGTGGCTGTCGTACGAGCTGGTGCAGGCGGCGGAGCCGGCGCTGTTCCgcgtggggctgcacagcggcGAGGTGCGCACGGCGCGGGCCGTGTCGGAGAGGGACGCGGCGAAGCAGCGGCTGGTGGCCGTGGTGAAGGACCACGGGCAGCCGGCGCTGTCGGCCACGGCCACGCTGCACGTGGTGCTGGCCGAGAGCTTGCAGGAGGCGCTGCCGGAGCTGagcgagcgggcggcgggcgccgacTCGCCGGCGGAGCTGCAGTTCTACCTGGTGCTGGCGCTGGCGCTCCTCTCCGCCCTGTTCCTGCTGAGCGTGGCGCTGGCCGTGCTGGCGCGgatgcgccgggccgggccgcccgccgtcCTGCGCTGCCTGGGCGCGCAGCGCTTCTCGGTGGCCGGCGCCACCTTCCCGGCCGACTTCTGCGAGGGCACCTTGCCCTACTCCTACAACCTGTGCGTGGCGCCGGGCCGCGCCGTGGCCGACGGCGcttggctgccgccgccgctgcccagccTGCCCGCGGAGGAGCTGCTCGGCGGGGAGCCCTGCGCGAAGCCGAGCCCAAGCAGCAGCGCCGGCGCGGGAGAGCCGCCCGCCCACCCCGACGCACCGCAGGTTGGTAAGCCCGCGCG GCTCGGCGGAGAGGTTCTTGCCGTTCAGCTTGTGCTGAAGGAAATGTTCCAAGTGTCAAGTGAACCTCTTCGGTGTAAACAGCTCTGCTGA